From Enterococcus mundtii, the proteins below share one genomic window:
- a CDS encoding diol dehydratase small subunit: protein MNEQTLESLVRNILQDMNNKPTGTTEVANGAQATTADYPIAVKHPDWVKTKTGKTLEDITLANVLNGSLTPEDLKITPSILKAQGEIAHSAGRKTISSNFDRAAELTAVPDERVLAMYNALRPYRSSKQELLDIADELETKYHAKISAAYFREASEHYETRKKLKGDN from the coding sequence ATGAACGAACAGACATTAGAAAGCTTGGTAAGAAATATCTTACAAGATATGAATAATAAACCGACTGGGACAACTGAAGTTGCGAATGGCGCCCAAGCGACGACTGCTGACTACCCAATTGCTGTCAAACATCCAGACTGGGTGAAAACAAAAACGGGCAAAACATTAGAAGATATCACTTTAGCTAATGTATTGAACGGTTCTTTAACGCCAGAAGATTTGAAGATCACACCATCGATCTTAAAAGCGCAAGGTGAAATTGCTCATAGCGCGGGTCGCAAGACGATTTCTTCTAACTTCGATCGTGCCGCAGAATTGACAGCAGTCCCTGATGAGCGTGTCTTAGCAATGTACAATGCGTTACGTCCGTATCGCTCAAGTAAACAAGAATTGTTAGATATTGCCGACGAATTAGAAACGAAATACCATGCGAAAATCTCTGCTGCTTATTTCCGTGAAGCAAGTGAACATTATGAAACACGTAAGAAGCTCAAAGGGGATAATTAA
- a CDS encoding propanediol/glycerol family dehydratase medium subunit, producing MAEINENLLRSIIQEVLTEMDTTKSEQTVAFKSTPSTVVMTDNNSESWFRSIGVAQPGNAQDEVVIAVGPAFATSQTTNIIGVSHKDILKQVIAGIEEEGLKARVIKVFRSSDVAFVAVEGDKLSGSGICVSIQSKGTAIIHQKDLQPLSNLELFPQAPLITLETYRAIGKNAAKYAKGESPNPVPMMNDQMARPKYQAQSALLHIKETKHVVIGKPAEEIAVTL from the coding sequence ATGGCAGAAATCAACGAAAATTTACTAAGATCGATCATTCAAGAAGTCTTGACTGAAATGGATACAACGAAAAGTGAACAAACAGTTGCATTCAAAAGTACACCGTCAACGGTTGTAATGACAGACAACAATTCTGAATCTTGGTTCCGTTCAATCGGTGTCGCACAACCTGGCAATGCACAAGACGAAGTGGTTATTGCAGTTGGACCTGCATTCGCAACATCTCAAACAACGAATATCATTGGTGTGAGCCATAAAGATATCTTGAAACAAGTGATTGCAGGAATCGAAGAAGAAGGGTTGAAAGCCCGTGTAATTAAAGTTTTCCGTTCATCTGATGTGGCATTTGTCGCAGTTGAGGGAGATAAGCTTTCAGGTTCAGGAATTTGCGTGTCGATCCAATCAAAAGGAACGGCGATCATTCACCAAAAAGATCTACAACCATTGTCAAATCTTGAATTATTCCCGCAAGCGCCACTGATCACGCTGGAAACGTATCGTGCAATCGGTAAGAACGCTGCGAAATATGCAAAAGGCGAATCACCAAATCCAGTGCCGATGATGAATGACCAAATGGCACGTCCGAAATACCAAGCACAATCTGCTTTACTTCACATCAAAGAAACAAAGCATGTTGTCATTGGGAAACCAGCAGAAGAAATTGCTGTAACATTATAA
- a CDS encoding propanediol/glycerol family dehydratase large subunit — protein MKSKRFEELSKRPVNQDGFVDEWIDEGLIAMQSPNDPKPSIKIVAGEVVELDGKAKEDFDLIDAYIAQYGIDITRAEEVMQMSSKELANKIVDPNICREEIIQLTTSATPAKINEVVGYMNVVEMMMAVQKMRARRRPTTQSHVTNLRDNPVQIAADAAEGALRGFDEQETTVAVARYAPFNAISIMIGSQVGRPGVLTQCSLEEATELDLGMRGFTAYAETISVYGTEKVFTDGDDTPWSKGFLASCYASRGLKMRFTSGTGSEVQMGYAEGKSMLYLETRCIYLTKAAGVQGLQNGSISCIGIPGAVPSGIRAVLAENLIAMLLDLEVASGNDQTFSHSDIRRTARLLMQFLPGTDYISSGYSATPNYDNMFAGSNFDADDFDDYNILQRDLRVDGGLRPVKEAEVIKVRNKAAKAMQALFAELGLPTITDEEVEAATYARGSDDMPARDMVQDIKGAEELLASGATGLDLVKALSKTGFEDVAVSVLNLLKQRVAGDFLQTSSIFDKDWNVISAVNDKNDYAGPGTGHRLDGSEWEKVKAIPNAINPQDI, from the coding sequence ATGAAATCGAAACGATTTGAAGAATTATCAAAAAGACCAGTGAACCAGGATGGATTTGTTGATGAGTGGATAGACGAAGGTCTGATTGCCATGCAAAGTCCTAATGATCCAAAACCAAGCATCAAGATCGTTGCGGGTGAGGTCGTTGAATTAGATGGGAAAGCAAAAGAAGACTTTGATTTGATCGATGCTTATATCGCACAGTATGGCATCGACATCACTCGTGCGGAAGAAGTCATGCAAATGTCATCGAAAGAATTAGCGAATAAAATCGTTGATCCGAACATTTGTCGTGAAGAAATCATCCAATTGACGACTTCTGCTACACCGGCAAAAATCAATGAAGTGGTTGGCTACATGAACGTGGTTGAAATGATGATGGCTGTGCAAAAAATGCGTGCTCGCCGTCGTCCTACCACCCAATCTCACGTAACAAACTTACGCGACAACCCAGTGCAGATTGCTGCGGATGCCGCTGAAGGCGCTTTACGTGGCTTTGATGAGCAAGAAACAACAGTTGCGGTTGCACGTTATGCACCATTTAATGCCATCTCGATTATGATTGGTTCACAAGTTGGACGTCCAGGGGTGTTGACACAGTGCTCATTGGAAGAAGCAACTGAACTTGACCTTGGTATGAGAGGATTCACAGCTTATGCTGAAACGATCTCAGTTTATGGAACAGAGAAAGTATTTACCGATGGCGATGATACGCCTTGGTCGAAAGGATTCCTTGCCTCATGTTATGCGTCTCGCGGCTTGAAGATGCGTTTCACCTCAGGGACTGGTTCAGAAGTACAAATGGGTTATGCAGAAGGCAAATCGATGTTGTACTTGGAAACTAGATGTATTTATCTGACAAAAGCAGCGGGGGTTCAAGGGTTACAAAATGGTTCGATCAGTTGTATCGGTATTCCAGGTGCGGTGCCATCAGGGATTCGTGCGGTCTTAGCGGAAAACTTGATCGCTATGTTGCTTGACCTTGAAGTGGCCTCTGGAAATGACCAAACATTCTCTCACTCAGATATCCGTCGAACAGCTCGTTTATTGATGCAATTCTTACCAGGGACTGACTATATCTCTTCTGGCTACTCTGCAACTCCGAATTACGACAATATGTTTGCGGGTTCAAACTTTGATGCAGATGATTTCGACGATTACAACATTTTACAACGTGACCTTCGTGTTGATGGTGGTTTACGACCAGTCAAAGAAGCAGAAGTGATCAAAGTTCGTAATAAAGCAGCGAAAGCGATGCAAGCACTATTTGCAGAGTTAGGGTTACCAACGATCACAGACGAAGAAGTAGAAGCGGCGACTTATGCTCGTGGTTCTGATGACATGCCTGCTCGTGATATGGTTCAAGATATCAAAGGTGCAGAAGAGTTGTTGGCTAGTGGAGCAACTGGTTTAGATCTAGTCAAAGCATTATCTAAAACAGGCTTTGAAGATGTGGCGGTCAGTGTATTGAATCTATTGAAACAACGCGTTGCCGGAGACTTTTTACAAACTTCTTCTATCTTTGATAAAGATTGGAATGTCATTTCTGCTGTCAATGATAAAAATGACTATGCTGGACCAGGAACTGGACACCGTTTAGACGGCTCAGAGTGGGAAAAAGTGAAAGCAATTCCTAACGCAATCAACCCGCAGGATATATAG
- the pduB gene encoding propanediol utilization microcompartment protein PduB, whose protein sequence is MVENNAAVEEILKKVLNKIESNETKETTSGGTSKMIEKHCGLTEFVGASAFGDTIGLVIANVDSALLDTMKLEKKYRSIGIVGARTGAGPHILAADEAVKATNTEVISIEMPRDTKGGAGHGSLIIFGGDDVSDVKRAVEVTLKEVDTRTFGDVYANEAGHIECQYTARASYACNKVFGTPIGKSFGLIVGAPAAIGVVMADTAMKAANIEVVSYATPQNGQNFSNEVTMTFSGDSGAVRQAVISAREIGIKLLATLGSEPTNDQPSYI, encoded by the coding sequence ATGGTTGAAAACAATGCAGCAGTAGAAGAAATCTTGAAAAAAGTTTTGAATAAAATCGAATCGAATGAAACAAAGGAAACTACATCGGGAGGAACAAGCAAAATGATTGAAAAACATTGTGGATTAACAGAATTTGTCGGTGCATCAGCATTTGGAGATACTATTGGTTTAGTGATCGCAAATGTTGATTCAGCCTTATTGGATACGATGAAATTAGAGAAAAAATATCGCTCGATTGGTATCGTAGGTGCTCGTACCGGTGCTGGTCCGCATATTTTAGCGGCAGATGAAGCAGTCAAAGCAACAAACACAGAAGTCATCTCGATCGAAATGCCAAGAGATACTAAAGGTGGCGCTGGTCATGGCTCGCTTATCATTTTTGGTGGGGATGATGTTTCGGATGTTAAACGAGCGGTAGAAGTGACGTTAAAAGAAGTGGATACTCGCACGTTCGGAGATGTGTATGCGAATGAAGCAGGCCACATTGAATGTCAATACACTGCCAGAGCGAGTTATGCATGTAACAAAGTATTTGGAACTCCAATCGGCAAATCATTTGGTTTGATCGTTGGTGCACCAGCTGCAATTGGTGTAGTGATGGCGGATACAGCCATGAAGGCGGCGAATATTGAAGTGGTCAGCTATGCGACTCCACAAAATGGACAGAATTTCTCAAATGAAGTCACGATGACATTTAGTGGTGATTCAGGGGCTGTCCGTCAGGCTGTTATTTCTGCTCGCGAAATCGGTATCAAACTATTAGCGACATTAGGTAGTGAGCCAACAAATGATCAGCCATCATATATTTAA
- a CDS encoding BMC domain-containing protein: MGQEALGMIETRGLIGSIEAADAMVKAANVTLIGTEKIGSGLVTVMVRGDVGAVKAAVDAGVTAASSVGEVVSNYVIPRPHSEVERVLPNLTD, encoded by the coding sequence ATGGGTCAAGAAGCTTTAGGCATGATTGAAACTCGCGGTTTGATTGGATCGATCGAAGCAGCAGATGCGATGGTGAAGGCGGCAAATGTAACGCTGATCGGCACTGAAAAAATCGGTTCAGGTTTAGTCACTGTTATGGTCAGAGGAGATGTAGGTGCAGTAAAAGCCGCAGTTGACGCTGGCGTGACAGCAGCTAGTTCTGTGGGAGAAGTTGTTTCAAATTACGTGATTCCACGCCCTCACTCTGAGGTTGAGAGAGTACTCCCAAATTTAACTGACTGA
- a CDS encoding PocR ligand-binding domain-containing protein yields the protein MIQGHPKGIHSDRLTKILEEFALAVDYGAVLVDIHGKETSNLFNFSPFCQNMRANPQFKHLCQKCDAYGGLEASKTGKPHIYQCHAGLTDISLPLIHDRQLHGFALFGQVKVSDIEDHQIDRIHPSITNWKEHAELRHARNKVRVVNRKQVTAAASLFETIAQHYEKEENHPRDRIKFNIKTAEHKPIKSKNKRIDSDHGEINKAIEYINKNLSRNITLDEVANHVYLSHYYFSRLFKKELDISFVNYLNKQRIEQAKELLRQTNLSVQKIAYRIGYTQPSYFCKLFKKETGTTPASFRRTS from the coding sequence ATGATTCAAGGTCATCCAAAAGGAATTCATTCAGATAGACTAACAAAGATATTGGAAGAATTTGCATTAGCAGTCGATTATGGCGCTGTTTTAGTTGATATTCACGGCAAAGAAACGTCAAATCTATTTAATTTTTCTCCTTTTTGCCAAAATATGCGAGCAAATCCACAATTCAAACATCTCTGTCAAAAGTGTGATGCTTACGGTGGTTTAGAAGCATCAAAGACTGGAAAACCACACATTTATCAATGCCATGCTGGATTGACGGATATTTCATTGCCTTTGATCCATGATCGACAACTGCACGGTTTTGCACTTTTTGGGCAAGTAAAAGTATCAGATATTGAAGATCATCAAATCGACCGCATTCATCCATCCATCACGAATTGGAAAGAGCATGCGGAGTTGAGGCATGCACGTAATAAGGTACGCGTAGTGAACAGAAAACAGGTCACGGCTGCCGCCTCACTTTTCGAAACGATTGCTCAACATTATGAGAAAGAAGAAAACCATCCCAGAGATCGAATCAAATTCAATATCAAAACAGCTGAACATAAACCGATTAAGTCTAAAAACAAACGAATCGACTCCGACCATGGAGAAATCAATAAAGCAATCGAATATATCAATAAAAATCTCTCTCGCAATATTACCTTAGATGAAGTGGCAAATCATGTCTATTTAAGTCATTATTATTTCAGCAGACTCTTCAAAAAAGAATTAGACATCAGTTTTGTCAACTACCTTAATAAACAGAGAATCGAACAAGCAAAAGAATTATTACGCCAAACCAATTTAAGCGTTCAAAAAATTGCTTATCGCATCGGTTATACCCAACCGAGCTATTTCTGTAAGTTATTCAAAAAAGAGACCGGAACAACTCCTGCTTCCTTTCGAAGAACGAGCTGA
- a CDS encoding EutP/PduV family microcompartment system protein → MRRVIFIGQTGSGKTTLSQWLQKKDISYHKTQQVYYLDESIDTPGEFMENQFYYNALVSASIEAEVVAFVQDITSAQNYFPPYFSSRFNKEVIGVISKVDLADQQTLAKARELLELAGASKIFEVSTITGFGLDELKKHLSTNG, encoded by the coding sequence ATGCGTCGAGTGATTTTTATCGGACAAACAGGTAGCGGTAAAACTACATTGTCACAGTGGCTACAAAAGAAAGACATTTCTTATCACAAGACTCAACAAGTGTATTATCTGGATGAGTCAATTGATACACCGGGTGAGTTCATGGAAAATCAGTTTTATTATAATGCGTTGGTCAGTGCTTCAATCGAGGCGGAGGTAGTGGCATTCGTTCAAGATATTACAAGCGCACAAAACTATTTTCCACCTTATTTTTCATCGAGATTCAACAAAGAAGTGATTGGTGTGATCTCCAAAGTCGATTTAGCAGATCAGCAGACGCTAGCAAAAGCCCGTGAATTATTGGAGTTAGCCGGTGCTTCTAAGATATTTGAAGTTTCTACGATAACAGGTTTTGGTTTAGATGAGTTAAAGAAACACTTGTCTACGAATGGATAA
- a CDS encoding BMC domain-containing protein gives MVANERQIERTIQEYVPGKQVTLAHIIPNADREVFTKLGLSEASNAIGILTITPSEASIIGADIAKKSGDVAIGFMDRFSGSVVFTGEVSSVEYALQQVIQTMSTVLGFDTPNITKT, from the coding sequence ATGGTAGCAAATGAAAGACAAATCGAACGAACGATCCAAGAGTACGTCCCTGGAAAACAGGTCACACTTGCGCATATTATCCCAAATGCAGATCGTGAAGTTTTTACAAAACTTGGATTAAGTGAAGCAAGTAATGCTATCGGTATTTTGACGATCACACCGAGTGAGGCGTCGATCATTGGTGCAGATATCGCAAAAAAATCTGGAGATGTGGCGATTGGTTTCATGGATCGCTTTAGTGGATCAGTCGTTTTTACTGGTGAGGTATCTTCAGTTGAATATGCTTTGCAACAAGTCATCCAAACAATGAGTACGGTTTTGGGGTTTGATACGCCTAATATTACAAAAACCTAA
- a CDS encoding type II toxin-antitoxin system HicB family antitoxin produces the protein MLSEPLAKTYPAIFKPEEGGGYFIEFPDIQGAYTGINEDDISYGIAMAQEVLGMVLADYIEHEEQIPEPTPIKEVFAEKDSFTTLIRVDVAKYLKDTELVKKTLTIPRWADTLGKRAGINFSVLLTESIADKADDILHSEKNNR, from the coding sequence ATGTTAAGCGAACCTTTAGCAAAAACATATCCTGCTATTTTTAAACCCGAAGAAGGTGGCGGTTACTTCATTGAATTTCCTGATATTCAGGGTGCTTATACAGGAATCAATGAAGATGATATCTCTTATGGAATTGCTATGGCACAAGAGGTGTTAGGTATGGTTCTAGCGGACTATATTGAGCACGAAGAGCAAATACCAGAGCCAACGCCGATCAAAGAAGTCTTTGCTGAAAAAGATTCCTTTACGACATTGATTCGTGTAGATGTTGCTAAATATCTAAAGGATACAGAACTTGTCAAAAAGACTTTAACGATACCACGATGGGCCGATACGTTAGGCAAACGTGCGGGGATAAATTTTTCAGTCCTTTTAACAGAATCCATTGCAGATAAAGCGGATGATATTCTTCATTCAGAGAAAAATAATAGATAA
- a CDS encoding type II toxin-antitoxin system HicA family toxin: MPLTGKEMLRLLKKNGWIERRQEGSHHHHHLYKDGVRITVPVHANQDLGRGLEQKILKDAGLK; this comes from the coding sequence ATGCCGCTTACAGGAAAAGAAATGCTTCGGTTATTGAAGAAGAATGGTTGGATTGAGCGAAGGCAGGAAGGCTCTCATCATCATCATCACCTTTATAAAGATGGCGTTAGAATTACTGTCCCTGTTCATGCCAATCAAGATCTAGGCCGAGGACTTGAGCAAAAAATTTTGAAGGATGCGGGATTGAAATAA
- a CDS encoding NusG domain II-containing protein yields the protein MHNFRKTGIKPWDIIIIFVLVVASFAPTIVFALSFDNAETENSVKYAIVKIDGKEVERFDLDGISSKMVTYHPSDTQYNIVEIQEGKIRVKEDNSPDQIAVRTGWISEPGQTSICLPHRLVITIEQEGKSDYHIY from the coding sequence ATGCACAACTTTCGTAAAACAGGAATAAAACCGTGGGATATCATCATTATTTTTGTTCTGGTAGTTGCTTCTTTCGCTCCGACAATTGTTTTTGCTTTGTCATTTGATAATGCAGAAACTGAAAATAGCGTGAAGTATGCGATAGTCAAAATCGACGGAAAAGAAGTCGAACGTTTTGATTTAGATGGAATCAGTAGCAAGATGGTGACTTACCATCCATCTGATACCCAATACAATATTGTCGAAATCCAAGAAGGTAAGATCAGAGTCAAAGAAGATAATAGCCCCGATCAAATCGCTGTAAGAACAGGTTGGATCTCGGAACCTGGACAGACTAGTATCTGTTTGCCTCATCGACTAGTGATAACCATTGAACAAGAAGGAAAGTCTGATTATCACATCTATTAA
- the rpmF gene encoding 50S ribosomal protein L32: MAVPARKTSKAKKRLRRTHQGLTKPEISFDEVTGDYRRSHHVSLKGYYKGRKVTE, encoded by the coding sequence ATGGCAGTACCAGCAAGAAAAACATCGAAAGCAAAAAAACGTTTACGACGAACACACCAAGGTTTGACGAAACCAGAGATTTCTTTTGACGAGGTGACTGGTGATTATCGTCGAAGTCATCACGTCTCCTTAAAAGGTTATTATAAAGGACGGAAAGTGACAGAATAA
- the rpsN gene encoding 30S ribosomal protein S14, translated as MAKKSKIAKMNKQVALINKYSEQRQELKAAKDYEGLAKLPKESNPNRLKLRDQTDGRPRGYMRKFGMSRITFRELAHQGLIPGVKKASW; from the coding sequence GTGGCAAAAAAATCAAAAATTGCAAAAATGAATAAGCAAGTAGCTTTGATCAATAAATATAGTGAACAACGTCAAGAGTTAAAAGCAGCAAAAGATTATGAAGGACTAGCTAAGCTACCAAAAGAGTCTAATCCTAATCGTTTGAAACTGAGAGATCAGACAGACGGACGTCCTCGTGGCTACATGAGAAAATTTGGTATGTCTCGAATCACATTTAGAGAACTGGCGCATCAAGGATTGATCCCAGGAGTTAAAAAAGCAAGTTGGTAA
- a CDS encoding YxeA family protein, producing MGKLVKGLLVIALILGIGAFFIESKTEGFQALTDNFLSDKEVKEYYVKTSSGDKKGKDYLYTFEGYDEDGNQQTVKKLVDHELKQGKYLKIYAKGMQGKGWSEVPENEVPTKALEKINS from the coding sequence ATGGGAAAATTAGTAAAAGGATTATTAGTAATTGCGCTTATTTTAGGAATTGGTGCATTTTTTATTGAATCAAAGACAGAAGGCTTTCAAGCATTAACGGATAATTTTTTATCTGATAAAGAAGTGAAAGAATACTATGTCAAAACAAGTAGTGGGGATAAAAAAGGGAAGGATTATCTCTACACGTTTGAAGGATACGATGAAGATGGCAATCAACAAACAGTAAAAAAATTAGTGGATCACGAGTTAAAACAAGGTAAATACTTAAAAATCTATGCAAAAGGAATGCAAGGAAAAGGATGGAGTGAAGTACCAGAAAACGAAGTGCCTACGAAGGCGTTGGAAAAAATCAATTCGTAA
- a CDS encoding C39 family peptidase: MKRGFITKGICGFTILAILASSFGVSQVFAEDSSTMATSTESTQTSAAPQINSTETTETEVPTQESQQTPSVQASEETEVQPEQPQTAIVDGVEVALEAPEKAGKNEADITQAPKEELIEGSPRLFRAAVQTIPMYRLFNPHSGEHFYTRDTGERDNLRRIGWNYEGVGWQAPTSGDPVYRLYNRYNGEHFYTLNAKERDSITKQGWKYEGIGWYSYKGANAIPVSRLYSKRVNWHHYTLDENEKKVITKQGWVYEGVGWYAVGSGQQNQEDYKLLGVKNYNQYALGAPSGCEGASLLQALQYKGKITNWSLTQFLNTIPKSPNGNPNSGFVGSPFVENSWTYSAIYPAPLTTWGKKYGNVQNISGSSMNTLLNEVKNGHPVVAWVTINFQPIRWGNWNFGVAANNNHAVTLDGYNKGSNQVHVSDPISGPYWMNRTTFENIYNARKYAVVVR; this comes from the coding sequence ATGAAAAGGGGATTTATTACTAAGGGGATTTGTGGGTTCACGATACTTGCGATTTTAGCGAGTTCGTTTGGTGTGAGTCAAGTTTTTGCAGAGGATTCGTCTACAATGGCTACCTCGACTGAATCGACTCAAACGTCAGCAGCTCCACAGATAAATAGTACAGAAACGACAGAAACAGAGGTACCAACGCAAGAGTCACAACAAACACCATCAGTACAAGCGAGTGAAGAAACAGAAGTTCAACCAGAGCAACCACAAACTGCAATCGTCGATGGAGTAGAAGTCGCTTTGGAAGCGCCAGAAAAAGCTGGTAAAAACGAAGCGGATATCACACAAGCGCCAAAAGAGGAATTGATCGAAGGCTCCCCAAGATTATTTCGAGCAGCTGTGCAAACGATTCCAATGTATCGTTTATTCAATCCACATAGTGGTGAGCATTTTTACACGAGAGATACTGGTGAACGAGATAATTTAAGAAGGATTGGTTGGAATTACGAAGGTGTTGGTTGGCAGGCACCGACAAGTGGTGATCCTGTCTATCGTTTGTACAATCGCTATAATGGGGAACATTTTTATACGTTGAACGCAAAAGAAAGAGATAGTATCACGAAACAAGGCTGGAAGTATGAAGGAATCGGTTGGTATTCCTATAAAGGAGCGAATGCCATTCCTGTCAGTCGTTTATATAGTAAACGAGTGAACTGGCACCATTACACGTTAGATGAAAACGAGAAAAAAGTAATCACGAAACAAGGCTGGGTCTATGAAGGTGTTGGTTGGTACGCAGTTGGTAGTGGTCAACAAAATCAAGAGGACTATAAACTATTGGGTGTGAAAAATTACAACCAATATGCGTTAGGTGCGCCAAGTGGATGTGAAGGGGCTTCTTTATTGCAAGCACTTCAATATAAAGGGAAGATCACAAATTGGAGTTTGACTCAATTCTTGAATACGATCCCTAAATCACCGAATGGTAATCCAAACAGCGGTTTTGTCGGCAGCCCATTCGTCGAAAATTCATGGACTTATTCTGCAATTTATCCTGCACCTTTGACGACGTGGGGCAAGAAGTACGGAAATGTCCAAAATATTTCAGGTAGCTCGATGAATACGTTGCTAAACGAAGTCAAAAATGGCCATCCGGTTGTTGCTTGGGTGACGATCAATTTCCAACCAATCCGTTGGGGGAATTGGAATTTTGGTGTCGCAGCGAATAATAATCATGCGGTCACTCTTGATGGATATAATAAAGGAAGTAATCAAGTCCATGTATCAGATCCGATCAGTGGTCCTTATTGGATGAATCGGACAACATTTGAGAATATTTATAATGCACGTAAATACGCGGTAGTTGTAAGATAG
- a CDS encoding ABC transporter ATP-binding protein — MREIVISITELKKEIELAKGNLLQVLTDISFDVKQQEFVSIVGPSGSGKTTLLHCISSLLPPTEGEVMIYGKSPYGWSAAKLAKFRRKKIGFIFQDFQLIPSLSAYDNMVLPGTLNGHKIKRENVYSLAERLELKADLHQPIDALSGGEQQKVAIGRTILADPEILFLDEPTSALDTHSRVLIMEVLKELVSKGKTIVMVTHDLELASQSSRAIVLKDGRIHNNICSPALENLIF, encoded by the coding sequence ATGAGAGAGATAGTGATTTCAATAACTGAATTAAAAAAAGAAATAGAGCTTGCGAAAGGAAATCTTTTACAAGTGCTTACTGATATTTCTTTTGATGTAAAACAACAAGAGTTTGTATCAATCGTAGGACCTTCTGGTTCAGGGAAAACAACGTTGCTTCATTGTATCTCTAGCTTATTACCTCCTACAGAGGGAGAGGTGATGATCTATGGCAAATCTCCTTATGGATGGAGTGCAGCGAAATTAGCAAAGTTTCGCCGTAAAAAAATCGGCTTTATTTTTCAAGATTTCCAACTCATACCTTCATTGTCAGCCTACGATAATATGGTACTCCCAGGAACATTGAATGGTCACAAAATAAAAAGGGAAAATGTTTATTCTCTGGCAGAACGATTGGAATTAAAAGCGGATTTACACCAACCCATTGATGCTCTTTCGGGTGGTGAACAACAAAAAGTGGCAATTGGTCGCACAATATTAGCAGATCCAGAAATATTATTTTTAGATGAACCTACTAGCGCATTAGATACTCACTCACGTGTCCTTATTATGGAAGTACTGAAAGAATTAGTAAGCAAAGGAAAGACAATCGTTATGGTGACTCATGACCTAGAGCTTGCCAGTCAATCTTCCAGAGCAATTGTTTTAAAGGATGGGCGCATTCATAATAATATATGTTCGCCAGCATTGGAAAACCTCATATTCTAA